Proteins encoded in a region of the Nicotiana tomentosiformis chromosome 9, ASM39032v3, whole genome shotgun sequence genome:
- the LOC138898967 gene encoding uncharacterized protein — MYFDGVAHREGASVGVVFVTSQGEVLPYSFTLTQHCSNNVAEYQALILALEIAVEMKRFQLQVFGDSQLVINQLLGSYEVKKPELRPYHDYAKKLMGWLGDVTIKHVPRKENKKDDALAALASSLTFPNQAQVTIYQTCVVPPPNEGESEQNELEHLVAISKIEKEEWRQAIIDYLSYGILPENRRRRTEIRRRAPRFLYYKDTLYRRSFVGVLL, encoded by the coding sequence atgtactttgatggtgttGCACATCGCGAAGGAGCTAGTGTTGGCGTAGTATTTGTCACCTCTCAAGGAGAAGTTTTGCCCTACTCTTTTACGTTGACACAACACTGCTCTAACAAcgttgctgagtatcaagcatTAATACTTGCGCTTGAAATAGCTGTCGAAATGAAGAGGTTTCAGTTGCAAGTATTTGGTGACTCTCAGTTAGTGATCAAccagcttttaggtagttacgaggtcaagaaacctgaactacgcccatatcatgattatgctaaAAAATTAATGGGGTGGCTCGGTGACGTGACTATTAAACATGTGCCtaggaaagaaaacaagaaggatgatgctttagctgccctagcttcatcgttaaccTTTCCAAatcaagcgcaagttactatCTACCAAACATGCGTAGTACCGCCGCCAAATGAGGGTGAAAGTGAACAAAATGAACTCGAGCATCTTGTCGCTATTTCTAAAATTGAGAAGGAAGAATGGAGACAGGCCATCATTGACTACTTAAgctatgggatacttccagaaaatcggaggagaaggactgaaatccgtcgtcgtgcacctcgcttcctttactacaaagatactctatataGAAGGTCATTTGTGGGAGTACTCTTGTGA